Below is a genomic region from Corallococcus caeni.
CGCAGTGGCTGGAGCAGGACTACGGACTCACGCTGTCGGAGAGCGCGCAGGTGCTTGGCAGCTCCGTGCAGTACGTCGTCGCGAACCTCGCGGGGCGCAGCGTGGGCGTGGCCGCGAAGTTGGACAAGGCGCGGCTCCAGGCGCTCCGACCCGCGGGGAAGTGACCTTTCGCCCGGGCGTGCCCGGGTAGGCGGCCCCCCTCCAGAAAAGGGGCGCAGATGCCGTGTTGGAGTTCTTCAAGCCGTTGTGAACTGGGGCATGGACGGCGACACCACCTTGATGGGCAAGGTGATGTCGCTCGTCGTGAACATGGACACCGCCGCGCGAAGCGGTGCCCCGTCCACCACCGCGAGTGCCCAGCCCGGCGCGCCCTGCGCTCCGGCGCTCTGAAGTCAGCGCTTCAGTCCTCCAGCGCCCGGTATGCGTTCTTGGAGAACTCCATGGCCAGGGCCTCATCGCCGGGGCCCTGCATCCGCCGCTGGTGCAGGAGGAGCGCCGTCAGGTCCTGCTGCGGATCGATGAAGAACATCGGGCCGTAGCCGCCGCCCCAGCCGTAGCGGCCGGCGGTGGGGGAGACGCCATCCGGCTTCGTGGTGACGGACCCGCCGAAGCCCCACCCCGACGCATCCCAGAAGCCGGGGACGAAGGGTGACGCGGCTTTCTGCTCCTCGGGAAGCTGATCCGTCAGCATCTCCTGGATGCTCTCGCGGGACAGCACTCGGGTGTCTCCGGCCTGGCCACCACCCAGCAGCATCCGGCAGAAGGCCAGGAGGTCATCCGCCGTGGACGCGAGCCCGCCCTGGCCTCCTCCCGAAAGGAAGGCTGGCGGCCGCGACCAGTCGCTGTTCGCGGGCGTGTCCCAGGCCTCCAGTGTCCCGGTGGCCGAATCGCGAGCGTAGGCCGTCGTGAGCCGGTCGAGCTTCTCCTCGGGGACGACGAACGCCGTGTCCTTCATGCCCAGCGGCACGAAGAGCCGCTCGCGCAGGAAGTCGTCGAAGCGCATGCCCGACGCCCGCGCGACCAGCACGCCCAGGACCTCGTAGCCGGTGTGATAGGCCCACCGCTCTCCGGGTTGATGGAGGAGCGGCAGCGTGCCCAACTGGCGCATGAACACGTCGGGCGGATCCGTGAGGGCCTGGAAGCCGGGCGCCACCCGGGCCTCGGCCATGGCCCGCTGAATCGGATGCGTGCCGGGCGGCGCCATCACCGCGCCCAGGCCCCAGCGCAACGTGAGCAGGTCGCGCACGGTGATGGCGCGCTTCGCGGGAACGGTGTCGTCGAGCGGACCGTCGGGCCTGCGCAGGACCCGGCGGTTCGCCAGCTCCGGCAGCCACGGGTCCACGGCGCCGTCGAGCGACAGCTTCCCGTCCTCCACGAGCATCAGCGTGGCCACCGCCGTGATGGGCTTGGCCATGGACGCGAGGCGGAAGAGGCTGTCCCGCCGCATGGGCGGGCCGGCGGTGAGGTCCCTCGTTCCCAGCGCGTCGACGTGCACGGTGTCCCCGCGCGCCACCAGGGCGACGAGGCCGGGCAGCTCCCCGCGCTCGACGTGGCCGCGCAGGGCGGACGTCAGGTCGGCGAGCCGTGTCCGGGAGAGACCGCGAAGCGCTTCGCCTTGGTGGGCCATGCGCTCGAGTGTAGCCCCGCTCGGCGGGCCGCGAGCCCCTGCTCGTGGGCGGGGCCGGGCGGTCAACGTTTCGCGAGGATGAAGGCGGTGACGGAGTAGCGCTGGTGGCCCTGCGCAGCGGACGTCCACTCCGTCACTCGGTGGGGGGCGCCCCTCGCGCGGAAGATGAACACCGAGTTGAAGAGCGGGGGGACGCGCATCAGGTCCGCGTCCGCTTCAGGATGCCGGAAGGTGAGGACTCCGCCGAAGCGGTCCTCCCAGGGGCGCGTGAAGTTGTAGACGACGGCGAGCCCTTCCTCGTCCGTGTCCCGGTGCTCCGGGAAGTGCTCGCCCACCTCCATGCGCGACACCTGCACCTGCCGGGTCTCCAGGGGATGGGGCCAGCCCACCAGCGCGGCGTGGAAGGCCGCGCCGTCGTCGCTCTTGAGCCACGCGCAGAAGTCCGTCAGGGCGGAGGGCGCCTGCTGATCCAACGGCGCGATGTGCAGGGCATAGGCGCCGTGGTGGTGGCGCACGAAGCTCGCGGCGCGCAGGGCCTGGTGCATCGCCTCGGCGCGCTCGGGGAAGAGGACGTCCCGGAGGCAGACGTGCAGCACCCGGCCACCTGCCGCGAACTCCCGGCGGATGGCGGCGTGCAGCGCTTCGGACGCGGACGCCAGCCGCGTCCAGGCGGTCGCGGACGGCGGGAACACCTCCGGCTTCGGAGGATGGACGGGGCCGAAGATGCTGTCGGCGAAGTCCGCGATGAAGAACCCGCTCGGGCGCTCAGGCCTTGGAGACGAGGTAGCTGGCGAGCCGGGTGATGACTTTGCCGTCGCGCGGGTCATCGAAGAAGGAGATGGCGGGAGTGGGGTTGAATTCAAGCGCCACGAAGGCGCCCTCGGGCGTGCGCCGCAGGTCCACCGCCGTGAAGACCATGCCCAGCGCTTTGGCGCCCTTGAGGCACAGCGCCCAGGCTTCCTTCGGGAGGCGGGCGGGCTTCACCCGGTGCAGGTTCTGCCGCGCGTCCACCACGCCGTCGGTGGGGATGTGGAAGGCGGCCACGGGCTCGCCGTCGAGCACGTAGGCGCGGAACTCGTCGCCGACGATCTGCTCCTGGAACAGCACGGGGCAGTTGGCGAGCAGCTGGAGCCGCTCGTCGGTGAGGTCCGCTTCCTCCACCTTGCGCACCATCGCGCCGCCGCCCAGCGGCTTGTAGATGACGGACCCGTGGCGCGCGACGAACTCGCGCACCGCGTCCGGCGAAGCGGTGGCCAGGCTGCTGGGGACGGGGATGCGGTGCCGGCGCAGCAGGGCCAGCTGGTGCAGCTTCAGGTAGTGCAGCTCCACCGCCTCCAGCGGGTTGACGAACGAGCCGCCGCGCCGGTGGAGCGAGCGCAGCACGGAGTGCAGGAAGGACTGGCGCTCCCGCTCCGCCAGGTACTGCTCCTGCCAGCGCGGGAAGTTGCGCCCGGACAAGGCCTCGGCCTCGGGGACCGGGAGCGAGAGGCGCACGTTCTTGAGGTAGAAGGAGCGCAGGTCGCTGAGACATTCACCGTCCCAGTGCACGTCGCCGTCCTCCCAGCTCAACGCGGCGGAGTCGGGCACCCGGTCCGTCTCCAGGACGACGGCTCGCGCGCGGCGGCGCTCCACCGCTTCAGCGACGAAGCGGGTGGCGTCATCCGAACGCGAGCCGATGACCACGACCTTCTTGCGGGACGTCATGGGGGCCGTGACTTCACCTTCCGGTCGCTCAGACCGGGCTGTCCATCTTGACCTTCACGACGCCGATGTCTTCCGGCGGCTTGAAGTCCGGCAGCTTCAATCCACCGGTGGGGTCGTCCATCCGGATCTTCACCCGGCCGCCGTCCGCCGGCTTGAAGTCAGGCAGCTTCAATCCACCGGTGGGGTCGTCCATCCGGATCTTCACCCGGCCGCCGTCCGCCGGCTTGAAGTCAGGCAGCTTCAATCCACCGGTGGGGTCGTCCATCCGGATCTTCATCCGGCCGCCGTCCGCCGGGGGCTTGATGCTGGGGCCGCCCGTGTCGCCGCCACGCAGGGGGTCGTCCGCGATGATCTTCACGATGACGCCGCCGTCGTCCGGGTTCTGGATGCTCGCGCCGCCGGAGGTTCCGCCGCCGCCACGGACCGGGTCGTCCGCGATGATCTTCACGATGACGCCGCCGTCGTCCGGGTTCTGGATGGTGTCGGTCTTGCCCTTCACGAAGCGGTCCGCGAGCTCGCGGGCCTTCGGGGTCAACTTCACCTGCTCGAAGACGTCCCGAACCTGGTTCTTCACCTGGGGGCTCAGCTTGCCGGCGTCGGCGCCCTGGAGCGCCTTCTTCAGGGCCGGAGCGCCCACTGCCTTGCCGTCCGTGCTGGCGGTCTTCAGGGCGGTCTTCAGCGACGAGACGAAGCCCGTGGGGGATTTGATCTGGGTCATGGAAAAGATTCCTTTGCGAAGGGTTATCGCCATGCCCGGGCCGGGAGTTGCTTGATTCTCTGAAGCCGAGAGTTCCCGTGGAGTCCCAGGGACTTGGGCGCTGCCTGGCCGCCCGGTGCCTTTCATTCGCGCGGGGGCGACCCAACCCTTGAAGAAGAGGGGAGGAGACACCATGGCGACCCGAGAGGACGCACTGCTGGTGCGAGCCATCGCGGAGACCGTGCAGCCGCTCCAGGGGACGCGGGAGGACTTTGATCCGCTGCTGGACCTGGTGGGCGACGCGCGGTGCGTGCTGATCGGCGAGGCGACCCACGGCACGCACGAGTTCTACCGGCTGCGCGCGCTCCTGACGCGGCGGCTCATCGAGGAGATGGGCTTCAGCGCCGTCGCGGTGGAGGCGGACTGGCCGGATGCGTACCGCATCAACCGCTACGTGCGCGCGATGGGCACGGACGCGGACGCGGTGGAGTCGCTCGCGGACTTCCAGCGCTTCCCTTCATGGATGTGGCGCAACGCGGATGTGCTGGACTTCGCGGGCTGGCTGCGGACGCACAACGACCGGCGCCCGGCGCGGGAGAAGGTCGGGTTCTACGGGTTGGATCTCTACAGCCTCCATGCCTCCATGGGCGCGGTGCTGACGTACCTGGACCGCGCGGATCCGGAGGCGGCGAAGCGCGCCCGGCACCGCTACGCGTGCTTCGAGCACTTCGGAGAGGACCCCCAGGACTACGGCCACGCCACGACGCTGGGGCTGTCACCGGGCTGCGAGCGGCAGGTCATCGCCCAACTCCGGGAGCTGCAGCGGGAGCGCGAGTCCCTGCTGCACCGGGACGGGCCCCTGGCGGAGGACGCGCAGTTCGAGGCGGAGCAGAACGCGCGCGTCGTCCAGAACGCGGAGGAGTACTACCGGTCGATGTTCCATGGACGCGTCTCGTCCTGGAACCTGCGCGACACGCACATGGCGGACACGCTGGACACGCTGCTGGCGTTCCTGGCGCGGCGCTCGGGTGACGCGCGGATCGTGGTCTGGGCGCACAACTCCCACGTCGGGGATGCGCGCGCGACGGAGATGGGTGGGGCGGGCGAGGTGAACCTGGGGCAGTTGACGCGTCAGCGGCACCCGGGGGAGACGCGGCTCATCGGCTTCAGCACGTACCGGGGCACCGTCACCGCCGCCTCCAACTGGGGCGGGGCCGCCGAGCGGAAGAGTGTCCGCCACGGGCTGCCGGGCAGCTGCGAGTCCCTCTTCCATCAAGTCGGGCTGCCGGGCTTCCTGTTGGACCTCCGCGAGCTGGGAGAGGCCGCCGGAGCGCTCCGCGAGCGGCGCCTGCAGCGGGCCATCGGCGTCATCTACCGGCCCGACACGGAGCGCATGAGCCACTACTTCCACACCCGGCTGCCGGAGCAGTTCGACGCGATGCTGCACCTCGATGAGACGCGGGCGCTCGAACCGCTGGAGCGCACCGCCGGCTGGGAGCGCGGCGAAGCGCCGGAGACCTATCCGACGGGCCTGTAGGCCCGGGCATGGCTTCCTCCCTGCTCCGGGTTACGGTCCTGCCCCCAGGTGCGGACGCTCCGCGCCCAGGCAGGCCGTGCCGTGTCCCCGGGAGGAGCCCCCATGCGGTGGTGGTGTCTCGCGCTGTTGCTGGCTTCCTGTTCGGCGCACCGGTCCTCCGGAGCCGGCGCGCCGGACACCGCGAAGGAGCGCGACCTGCGCGCCCGCATCCTCGAGGCGAAGGGGGAGGCGGCCACTGAATCCAGGCAGTGGGGCGTGGCGGCGGCATCGTTCGCGCTGGCCCGGGCGTCGCGGGACTCGCTCGCCGCGCAGTGGGGGCAGGGCCGGGCGGTGGACCACGCCTCCACGCTGCGCTGGTCGAAGCGGATCCAGGGCTCGGTGCTGGCTTTGGCGTTCACGCCGGATGGCCGGGTGCTGGCCTCCGGTCACTACGACTCCGTCGTCCGGCTCTGGGACGTGGAGCGCGGCGAGCTGCTGGCGGAGCTCCCGGGCCACACGGCCGAAGTCCACGCCGTCGCCTTCTCACCGGACGGCCGCTGGCTGGCCTCCGCGGGTAGGCCCGGGGAAATCCGTGTCTGGGATTGGCGACAGGGCCGGCAGCACGCGGTGATTCAGGGCCACTCCGACGTCGTGCTGGGGCTGGCCTTCTCTCCTGACGGCAGGCGGCTGGCCTCCGGTGGCCTGGACAAGGCGGTCCGCGTCTGGGACGTCGAGACCGGCGCTGAACAGCTGCGCTTCGAACATGACGACAACGTCATCGCCGTCGCCTTCTCCCCGGACGGCGGACGGCTCCTGTCGACGAGCGCGGACCGCAGCGCGCGGGTCTGGGACCTGGCATCGCGCAAGGAGGTCCACCGCCTCGTGGGCCACGAGGAGAAGGTGGAGGCGGGCGCGTTCTCCTCGGACGGACAGCGCATCATGACGGCGGCGGGCGACCGGGCCGTGCGCTTCTGGGATGCACGGTCGGGACAGCTCGTGGACGTGCTGCGCGACTCCGGCAACGTCTCCGTCGCCGCCATCGACGGTGGTTTCCAGCTCCTGGTCCAGGGCGGGTGGGACGGGCGCGTGCGGTTGCTGGATGCGCGCGGGGGCGCGCTGCTGGAGCGGCTGGACGCGCATCATGCCGCCGTGATGAGCGTGGCCCTGTCGCCGGACGGACGCACGTTCGCTTCGGGCGGGATGGACGGGGTCCTCGACGTGTGGCGCAGGCCGGAGGTCCCCGCGGAGGTGCTGCTGCGCGGGCACTCCGTCTGGGTGGAGGCGCTCGCGTTCTCCCAGGACCGCGAGCTCCTCTCCGGTGGTGAGGACGGCTGGCGGCGGTGGCGCCTCGCGGATGTGAATGCTCCTGCCTCCGAGCCAGGAGGCACGGAGGCCGCGGTGTCCCTGGCGGTGAGCCCGGACCGCGAGCGCATCGCGGTGGGCACGCTGAAGGGCAAGGCGCTGGTGCTGGACGCGCGTTCGGGACGGGTGCTGCTGGAGTTGCCCGGGGCGAAGGGCTTCGTGCGCGCGGTGGCCTTCAGTCCGGACGGGGCGCTCGTCGCGGTGGCGGGCGACCCCGACATCCAGCTGTGGTCCGTGTCCGACGGCAGGCCCGTGGGGCTGCTCCAGGGACACACCGGCAAGGTCTGGACCCTGGCCTTCGACGGCTCGGGGCGCAGGCTCGCGTCGGGCGGCGCGGACAAGACGGTGCGCACCTGGG
It encodes:
- a CDS encoding serine hydrolase domain-containing protein; the encoded protein is MAHQGEALRGLSRTRLADLTSALRGHVERGELPGLVALVARGDTVHVDALGTRDLTAGPPMRRDSLFRLASMAKPITAVATLMLVEDGKLSLDGAVDPWLPELANRRVLRRPDGPLDDTVPAKRAITVRDLLTLRWGLGAVMAPPGTHPIQRAMAEARVAPGFQALTDPPDVFMRQLGTLPLLHQPGERWAYHTGYEVLGVLVARASGMRFDDFLRERLFVPLGMKDTAFVVPEEKLDRLTTAYARDSATGTLEAWDTPANSDWSRPPAFLSGGGQGGLASTADDLLAFCRMLLGGGQAGDTRVLSRESIQEMLTDQLPEEQKAASPFVPGFWDASGWGFGGSVTTKPDGVSPTAGRYGWGGGYGPMFFIDPQQDLTALLLHQRRMQGPGDEALAMEFSKNAYRALED
- a CDS encoding 2OG-Fe(II) oxygenase codes for the protein MFPPSATAWTRLASASEALHAAIRREFAAGGRVLHVCLRDVLFPERAEAMHQALRAASFVRHHHGAYALHIAPLDQQAPSALTDFCAWLKSDDGAAFHAALVGWPHPLETRQVQVSRMEVGEHFPEHRDTDEEGLAVVYNFTRPWEDRFGGVLTFRHPEADADLMRVPPLFNSVFIFRARGAPHRVTEWTSAAQGHQRYSVTAFILAKR
- a CDS encoding ATP-grasp domain-containing protein translates to MTSRKKVVVIGSRSDDATRFVAEAVERRRARAVVLETDRVPDSAALSWEDGDVHWDGECLSDLRSFYLKNVRLSLPVPEAEALSGRNFPRWQEQYLAERERQSFLHSVLRSLHRRGGSFVNPLEAVELHYLKLHQLALLRRHRIPVPSSLATASPDAVREFVARHGSVIYKPLGGGAMVRKVEEADLTDERLQLLANCPVLFQEQIVGDEFRAYVLDGEPVAAFHIPTDGVVDARQNLHRVKPARLPKEAWALCLKGAKALGMVFTAVDLRRTPEGAFVALEFNPTPAISFFDDPRDGKVITRLASYLVSKA
- a CDS encoding erythromycin esterase family protein; its protein translation is MATREDALLVRAIAETVQPLQGTREDFDPLLDLVGDARCVLIGEATHGTHEFYRLRALLTRRLIEEMGFSAVAVEADWPDAYRINRYVRAMGTDADAVESLADFQRFPSWMWRNADVLDFAGWLRTHNDRRPAREKVGFYGLDLYSLHASMGAVLTYLDRADPEAAKRARHRYACFEHFGEDPQDYGHATTLGLSPGCERQVIAQLRELQRERESLLHRDGPLAEDAQFEAEQNARVVQNAEEYYRSMFHGRVSSWNLRDTHMADTLDTLLAFLARRSGDARIVVWAHNSHVGDARATEMGGAGEVNLGQLTRQRHPGETRLIGFSTYRGTVTAASNWGGAAERKSVRHGLPGSCESLFHQVGLPGFLLDLRELGEAAGALRERRLQRAIGVIYRPDTERMSHYFHTRLPEQFDAMLHLDETRALEPLERTAGWERGEAPETYPTGL
- a CDS encoding WD40 repeat domain-containing protein, with the translated sequence MRWWCLALLLASCSAHRSSGAGAPDTAKERDLRARILEAKGEAATESRQWGVAAASFALARASRDSLAAQWGQGRAVDHASTLRWSKRIQGSVLALAFTPDGRVLASGHYDSVVRLWDVERGELLAELPGHTAEVHAVAFSPDGRWLASAGRPGEIRVWDWRQGRQHAVIQGHSDVVLGLAFSPDGRRLASGGLDKAVRVWDVETGAEQLRFEHDDNVIAVAFSPDGGRLLSTSADRSARVWDLASRKEVHRLVGHEEKVEAGAFSSDGQRIMTAAGDRAVRFWDARSGQLVDVLRDSGNVSVAAIDGGFQLLVQGGWDGRVRLLDARGGALLERLDAHHAAVMSVALSPDGRTFASGGMDGVLDVWRRPEVPAEVLLRGHSVWVEALAFSQDRELLSGGEDGWRRWRLADVNAPASEPGGTEAAVSLAVSPDRERIAVGTLKGKALVLDARSGRVLLELPGAKGFVRAVAFSPDGALVAVAGDPDIQLWSVSDGRPVGLLQGHTGKVWTLAFDGSGRRLASGGADKTVRTWDVERRQPLLRLDMGEPVRAVAFTPSQPHLVTAGMRQPIRVWDVEEGRLLKTLDEGTAGVLALAVSPDGRFLASSGVEQVVKVWGLPSGEQLGTLTGQQGFLSGLAFSPDGALLVSAASDRTLQLTRFQSIAHPPPAGAGVEDLLRRYGLVWDEARFLLQYR